One stretch of Punica granatum isolate Tunisia-2019 chromosome 5, ASM765513v2, whole genome shotgun sequence DNA includes these proteins:
- the LOC116209026 gene encoding early nodulin-75-like — MSRTVYLVVLIGLVSAAAAAADFATKLPHFRHKRPHEHMPPGEAPRPHWPFPEHKPPHDHKHGPRSKPGPFAQPPRMAGAPDHMPHHHNHHGHHPAGSAHPPMAHTYIHFTTHHFRSTWHRPIRTARALIL, encoded by the exons ATGTCTAGAACAGTCTATCTAGTTGTGCTCATTGGGCTGGTGTCGGCTGCGGCTGCGGCTGCGGATTTTGCGACAAAACTTCCACATTTCCGGCACAAGCGGCCCCATGAGCACATGCCACCAGGGGAAGCTCCGAGGCCCCACTGGCCCTTCCCTGAGCACAAGCCACCCCATGATCACAAACATGGTCCTCGCTCCAAGCCCGGTCCATTTGCCCAACCTCCAAGGATGGCTGGAGCACCGGACCACATGCCTCACCATCACAACCACCACGGCCACCATCCTGCTGGTAGCGCACACCCTCCCATGGCCCACACATACATCCACTTCACCACACACCACTTCAGGAGCACCTGGCACCGGCCTATTAGAACTGCG AGAGCATTGATCTTATAG
- the LOC116209025 gene encoding putative uncharacterized protein DDB_G0291608 produces the protein MSKAFFLVVLVGLVAAAAADFAAEPPHFRQRPHHEHMSPEGAPTPHRPFHGHKPRHDQEHGTGPVPGPFAHPPWMAGAPDHMPHRGHHFPGGAHPPMMGHSNGPHGKVMPPAHAPHMHPRHHLPHHEPLAPAY, from the coding sequence ATGTCGAAAGCATTCTTTCTAGTTGTACTTGTTGGGCTGGTGGCTGCTGCTGCAGCGGATTTTGCTGCAGAACCTCCTCACTTCCGGCAGAGGCCACACCACGAGCACATGTCGCCTGAGGGAGCTCCAACGCCCCACAGGCCCTTCCATGGGCACAAGCCACGCCATGATCAGGAGCATGGCACTGGCCCCGTGCCCGGCCCATTTGCCCACCCTCCTTGGATGGCTGGAGCACCAGACCACATGCCTCACCGCGGCCACCACTTTCCCGGGGGTGCACACCCTCCGATGATGGGGCACAGCAACGGGCCCCATGGGAAGGTGATGCCACCAGCTCACGCCCCACACATGCATCCGCGTCACCACCTGCCACATCATGAGCCTCTGGCACCGGCCTATTAG